From one Tissierellales bacterium genomic stretch:
- a CDS encoding metallophosphoesterase produces MKNKKILFTIMAIFVLTGTIIIRFHLSSCKVACSKPPSKIKAGKDITILVAADPHYFTSKLNDCGEAFNKYITTGDGKLIKYSDELIDAFTRDIEKIKPDILIICGDLTNNGEKESHENLAEKLDIIQNSGTSVFVIPGNHDIKNPWSCKFKDRKQKKASNITDKDFNKIYEPFGYSEAISKDKNTLSYLAAPSEDIWLLMLDTNQYEDNIKRSAPQADGIINPDTLQWIEECSQKAKKENAKIIAVMHHSLLDHNPVKNEGYTLNNSEDVVEVFQRCDIELALTGHIHLQSIKSYENNGKQIYDIATGALSVYPHNYGILNYSPNKGYEYNTNQVDMVGWAKENNIDDENIHNFKEYSRTYFVNRSYYNFYEEFYNIHEYKDKEMDLMSKTLAELNAMYYEGKGEIDIEKIKSSEGYKLLEDIGTDFLKKYAEFIFEMKGINSNRLEVPVNK; encoded by the coding sequence ATGAAAAATAAAAAAATTTTATTCACTATCATGGCTATATTTGTTTTAACTGGAACAATTATAATACGATTTCATTTGTCTAGTTGTAAAGTGGCATGCTCAAAGCCTCCTAGTAAAATTAAAGCTGGAAAAGATATAACTATTCTAGTTGCTGCAGATCCTCATTATTTCACTAGTAAATTAAATGATTGCGGAGAAGCGTTTAATAAATATATTACAACTGGTGATGGTAAGCTAATAAAATATAGTGATGAGCTAATAGATGCTTTTACTAGAGATATAGAGAAGATTAAACCTGATATACTTATTATTTGTGGTGACCTAACAAATAATGGGGAAAAGGAAAGTCACGAAAACTTAGCCGAAAAACTAGATATTATTCAAAACTCTGGCACTTCTGTTTTTGTTATTCCGGGTAATCATGATATAAAAAATCCATGGTCCTGTAAGTTTAAAGATAGAAAACAGAAAAAAGCTAGTAATATAACAGATAAAGATTTCAATAAAATATATGAGCCCTTTGGCTATAGTGAAGCCATTTCTAAGGACAAGAATACATTAAGTTATCTTGCAGCCCCTTCCGAAGATATATGGCTATTAATGCTTGATACAAATCAATATGAAGATAATATTAAACGTAGTGCCCCTCAAGCAGACGGTATAATAAACCCTGATACACTTCAATGGATTGAAGAATGTAGCCAAAAAGCAAAAAAAGAGAATGCTAAAATCATTGCAGTAATGCACCATAGTCTATTAGACCATAATCCAGTAAAAAATGAGGGCTATACTTTAAATAATAGTGAAGACGTTGTAGAGGTATTCCAAAGATGTGATATAGAATTAGCTTTAACAGGACATATACATTTGCAAAGTATAAAGTCCTATGAAAATAATGGGAAACAAATCTATGATATTGCAACTGGTGCCTTATCAGTATATCCACATAATTATGGTATTCTTAATTATTCACCTAATAAAGGCTATGAATATAATACTAATCAAGTGGATATGGTAGGTTGGGCAAAAGAAAATAATATAGATGATGAAAATATACATAACTTTAAAGAATACTCTAGAACCTATTTTGTTAATCGCTCCTATTATAATTTTTATGAAGAATTCTATAATATTCACGAATATAAAGATAAAGAAATGGATTTAATGTCAAAAACCTTAGCCGAATTAAACGCAATGTACTACGAAGGAAAAGGTGAAATAGATATAGAGAAAATAAAAAGCTCAGAAGGCTATAAACTATTAGAAGACATTGGAACTGACTTCCTTAAAAAATATGCCGAATTCATATTTGAAATGAAAGGTATTAATAGTAATAGGTTGGAGGTACCAGTTAATAAATAA